The following are encoded together in the Desulfococcus multivorans genome:
- a CDS encoding alpha/beta fold hydrolase, producing the protein MNFVTVQGRRIEVARLSSARPRQGYPTIVFLHEGLGSVAMWRDFPQQVADAVGCDAVVYSRYGYGNSDPLVQPRDVRFMHDEGLNALPELLDKLSIERPILFGHSDGASIALIHAGGAKRPLAGVIVMAPHVLIEDVCIDSIKAIKRVYDDPKTRLRERLARFHADVDSAFRGWNDIWLDPELPSWNIEAYLPAIDCPILAIQGEDDAYGTMDQIDCIARQAGDVRLLKLADCGHSPHKDKPAEVLDAVTAFVERIVKT; encoded by the coding sequence ATGAATTTTGTTACTGTCCAGGGCCGCCGCATCGAAGTTGCGAGGCTCTCGTCCGCCCGTCCCCGGCAGGGATATCCCACCATCGTGTTTCTCCATGAAGGCCTGGGTTCTGTCGCGATGTGGCGAGACTTTCCGCAGCAGGTTGCCGATGCCGTCGGGTGCGATGCGGTGGTCTATTCCCGCTACGGCTACGGCAACTCCGATCCCCTCGTTCAGCCCCGCGACGTGCGCTTCATGCATGATGAGGGATTGAACGCCCTGCCCGAGCTGCTCGACAAACTTTCCATTGAACGGCCCATTCTTTTTGGCCACAGCGACGGGGCGTCCATCGCTCTGATTCATGCCGGGGGGGCGAAGCGGCCCCTGGCCGGCGTGATCGTCATGGCGCCGCACGTGCTGATCGAGGACGTCTGCATCGACAGCATCAAGGCGATCAAGAGGGTTTACGACGATCCCAAAACCCGACTGAGAGAGCGTCTCGCCAGGTTCCATGCCGACGTCGATTCCGCTTTCAGAGGGTGGAACGACATCTGGCTGGATCCGGAACTTCCCTCCTGGAACATCGAGGCGTATCTCCCGGCCATCGATTGCCCGATCCTGGCGATACAGGGCGAGGACGATGCTTACGGCACCATGGATCAGATCGACTGCATCGCCCGGCAGGCCGGGGATGTCCGGCTGCTCAAACTGGCTGATTGCGGTCATTCCCCCCACAAGGACAAGCCTGCCGAGGTGCTTGACGCGGTGACCGCTTTCGTTGAACGAATCGTGAAAACCTGA
- a CDS encoding DUF4194 domain-containing protein: MMETNAVGTNLSDESPYELSAVVIPLLKGIIYQEDSPALWLALVNLQAGVRDYVAVLGLELMLDEAEGYAFLRSREEDPDVAGTPRLVARRQLSYPVSLLLALLRKKLAEFDAGGADTRLILSRDEVVELIRIFLPAGSNETRLIDQIDTHLNKIAQLGFVRRLRGQKQMIEVRRILKAFVDAQWLSDFDRRLAEYREETAGTRETTDD, encoded by the coding sequence ATGATGGAAACGAATGCTGTCGGAACGAACCTGTCCGACGAGTCGCCATACGAGCTGTCGGCCGTCGTGATTCCCCTGCTCAAAGGGATCATCTACCAGGAAGACAGCCCGGCGCTTTGGCTCGCCCTCGTCAATCTGCAGGCCGGGGTGCGGGATTATGTCGCCGTGCTCGGACTGGAGTTGATGCTCGACGAGGCCGAGGGATACGCGTTTCTGCGCTCCCGGGAGGAGGACCCCGACGTCGCCGGCACGCCCCGCCTTGTCGCGCGGCGACAGCTTTCCTATCCGGTCAGCCTCCTGCTGGCACTGCTGCGCAAGAAACTGGCGGAGTTCGACGCCGGCGGCGCCGATACCCGGTTGATTCTTTCCCGGGACGAGGTGGTGGAACTGATCCGCATTTTTCTCCCCGCCGGAAGCAATGAGACCCGGCTGATCGATCAGATCGACACCCATCTCAACAAGATCGCCCAACTCGGTTTTGTGCGACGCCTGCGTGGTCAAAAACAGATGATCGAAGTGCGGCGGATTCTCAAGGCCTTCGTCGATGCCCAGTGGCTGTCCGATTTTGACCGGCGTCTGGCTGAATATCGGGAAGAGACGGCCGGAACCCGGGAGACGACCGATGATTGA
- a CDS encoding SDR family oxidoreductase: MEIQEKKILVTGANGGIGTALVKALLDKGAAKVYAAARSTEAVAGRVSGGAGRVVAVRLDITDEDSVAAAAEQCGDSDLVINNAGVNRCVGLLAPDGMAAARREMAVNFFGTLAVCRAFAPMMAARGSGVIANVCSIIGMVNLPVNGTYCASKAAVHSLIQGLRAELAPKGVRVVGIYPGPVDTRMTAGQEMPKATPEQVAAAIVAGLEGDAEEIFPDPMSQEVHQGLLKDPKQVEREFAQMIPAAATEGPAKSGGGSGKV, translated from the coding sequence ATGGAGATACAAGAGAAAAAAATTCTGGTGACCGGCGCAAACGGCGGCATCGGGACGGCACTTGTCAAGGCCTTGCTGGACAAAGGGGCCGCAAAGGTCTATGCGGCGGCCCGAAGCACTGAAGCGGTTGCCGGACGGGTGTCTGGGGGTGCCGGCCGGGTTGTTGCGGTCCGACTGGATATCACCGATGAGGACAGTGTCGCGGCAGCAGCGGAACAGTGCGGCGACAGCGATCTGGTCATCAACAATGCCGGGGTGAACCGGTGTGTGGGATTGCTCGCCCCCGACGGAATGGCCGCCGCCCGCCGGGAGATGGCGGTCAACTTTTTCGGCACCCTCGCAGTCTGCAGGGCCTTCGCACCGATGATGGCCGCCCGCGGCAGCGGCGTCATCGCCAATGTCTGCTCCATCATCGGCATGGTCAACCTGCCGGTCAACGGCACCTACTGCGCCTCCAAGGCGGCCGTCCATTCTCTCATACAGGGGCTGCGGGCCGAACTGGCTCCCAAAGGGGTGCGGGTGGTCGGCATCTACCCCGGTCCGGTGGATACCCGGATGACCGCCGGTCAGGAGATGCCCAAGGCAACCCCCGAGCAGGTGGCCGCAGCTATCGTGGCGGGCCTGGAAGGGGATGCCGAGGAGATTTTTCCCGATCCGATGTCCCAGGAGGTCCATCAGGGTCTGCTGAAGGACCCCAAACAGGTGGAGCGGGAATTCGCGCAGATGATTCCGGCAGCTGCAACAGAGGGCCCTGCGAAGTCTGGCGGCGGATCTGGAAAAGTGTAA
- a CDS encoding DUF3375 domain-containing protein, with translation MNFDYNALDHLRQTHPAWRLLCAKYAPLTASFLHRVFIVPNVRILAEADLVEALEDELFVLREQMGNDAFPGSARSYLTDWADNDKGWLRKFYPPGTDEPHYDLTPASEKALAWLEGLTDRAFVGTESRLLTLFELLRQMSEGTQTDPEARIAELKRRRDEIDGEIDRILAGDIPLLDDTALKDRFQQFLQLARELLTDFREVEHNFRVLDRRVRERIALWEGGKGALLEEIMSERDAIADSDQGRSFRAFWDFLMSQSRQEELSRLLEEVLALPPIQAMQPEPRLYRVHYDWLEAGEHTQRTVARLSEQLRRFLDDQAWLENRRIMDILHHIETRALALRETIPQGDFMSLAETGADIDLPLERPLFRPAVQNRITETAVDEGDAEVDTGVLFSQVVVDRAELSGYIRRELQMRDQVSLGEIVARHPLRHGLAEVVVYLQLASEWPWTTVDEEHRERLRWRTETGRVREAILPRVILLRNG, from the coding sequence ATGAATTTCGACTATAACGCCCTTGATCACCTCCGTCAGACCCATCCGGCCTGGCGTCTCCTGTGCGCCAAGTATGCGCCCCTGACGGCAAGTTTCCTTCACCGGGTGTTCATCGTCCCCAATGTGCGCATCCTGGCGGAGGCCGATCTGGTCGAGGCGCTGGAGGACGAGCTCTTCGTTCTGCGGGAACAGATGGGGAATGATGCTTTTCCCGGTTCGGCGCGGAGCTATCTCACCGATTGGGCGGATAACGACAAGGGGTGGCTTCGCAAATTCTATCCTCCCGGGACCGACGAGCCGCACTATGACCTGACGCCGGCCTCCGAAAAGGCCCTGGCCTGGCTGGAGGGTTTGACCGACCGGGCCTTTGTGGGCACCGAGTCGCGCCTTCTTACCCTGTTCGAGCTGCTGCGGCAGATGAGCGAGGGGACCCAGACCGATCCCGAGGCCCGGATCGCCGAGCTCAAGCGGCGCCGCGACGAGATCGACGGCGAGATCGACCGGATCCTTGCCGGAGACATCCCGCTGCTCGACGATACGGCGCTGAAGGATCGATTCCAGCAGTTTCTGCAATTGGCCCGGGAACTGTTGACCGATTTTCGCGAGGTAGAGCACAACTTCCGCGTCCTCGACCGACGGGTGCGGGAGCGCATCGCTCTCTGGGAGGGGGGCAAGGGGGCGCTGCTCGAGGAGATCATGAGCGAGCGCGACGCCATCGCCGATTCGGACCAGGGGAGAAGCTTTCGCGCCTTCTGGGATTTTCTCATGTCCCAGTCCCGGCAGGAGGAGCTGAGCCGCCTCCTGGAGGAGGTTCTGGCCCTTCCGCCAATCCAGGCCATGCAACCGGAGCCGCGTCTGTACCGGGTGCATTACGACTGGCTGGAGGCCGGCGAGCACACCCAGCGCACCGTGGCCCGCCTGTCGGAGCAGCTGCGGCGGTTTCTCGACGATCAGGCCTGGCTGGAGAATCGGCGTATCATGGACATCCTGCATCATATTGAAACCCGGGCCCTGGCGCTCCGGGAAACCATTCCGCAGGGGGATTTCATGTCCCTGGCCGAAACCGGCGCCGACATCGATCTGCCCCTGGAGCGGCCCCTGTTCCGTCCGGCGGTTCAGAATCGAATTACCGAGACGGCCGTCGACGAAGGGGACGCCGAGGTCGATACAGGGGTGCTTTTTTCCCAGGTCGTCGTCGATCGGGCCGAGCTGTCCGGGTATATCCGGCGGGAGCTCCAGATGCGGGATCAGGTCAGCCTCGGTGAAATCGTCGCCCGGCATCCCCTGCGTCACGGCCTGGCCGAGGTGGTCGTCTATCTGCAACTGGCTTCGGAATGGCCCTGGACCACCGTGGACGAAGAACACCGGGAGCGGCTGCGTTGGCGCACCGAAACGGGCCGCGTCCGGGAGGCGATCTTGCCGCGCGTCATTTTATTGAGGAACGGATGA
- a CDS encoding alpha-ketoacid dehydrogenase subunit beta — MQQLGMGQAVNQALREEMSQDPDVFIAGEGVGVSIHESPMLPTAGLLKAFGPERVRDTPVSEAAIAGLAVGAAEAGLKPVVEIMFNPFFTLASDMIVNHAAKLRYLSGGKSSFPLVVRMKAGAGFGAGCQHSHNLEAWVAHCPGLKVVMPGTPADAKGLLKSAIRDPNPVVFIEDMMLYFVPGPVPEGEYLIPIGEADIKRQGRDVTVVTWSKMVGTALKAAEELAREGVEAEIVDLRTLVPLDTRTILSSVRKTGRLVVLHEATRTGGFAGEVAAVVMEEAFADLKAPLRRVTGPDIPVPASPPLERFYIPDAAQVVSAVKEIL; from the coding sequence ATGCAGCAATTAGGGATGGGACAGGCTGTGAATCAGGCCCTGAGGGAAGAGATGTCGCAGGACCCCGATGTCTTCATCGCCGGAGAGGGCGTGGGCGTGAGCATACACGAAAGCCCGATGCTTCCCACGGCGGGGTTGCTGAAGGCGTTCGGGCCGGAGCGCGTCAGGGACACGCCGGTTTCGGAGGCGGCCATCGCGGGATTGGCCGTGGGGGCGGCCGAAGCGGGCCTGAAACCGGTTGTGGAGATTATGTTCAACCCTTTTTTTACGCTCGCTTCGGACATGATTGTCAACCATGCCGCCAAACTGCGTTACCTGTCGGGGGGCAAGTCGTCCTTTCCGCTGGTGGTGCGAATGAAAGCCGGTGCCGGGTTCGGCGCGGGGTGTCAGCACTCCCATAACCTGGAGGCCTGGGTCGCCCACTGCCCCGGGCTGAAGGTGGTCATGCCCGGCACCCCGGCCGATGCCAAAGGGCTGCTCAAATCGGCCATCCGGGATCCCAACCCCGTTGTTTTCATCGAGGACATGATGCTCTATTTTGTGCCCGGACCGGTTCCCGAGGGAGAGTACCTGATTCCCATCGGAGAAGCCGATATCAAACGGCAGGGCCGGGACGTCACCGTGGTGACGTGGTCCAAGATGGTGGGGACGGCTCTGAAGGCGGCCGAGGAACTGGCCCGGGAAGGCGTCGAAGCGGAGATCGTGGATTTGCGGACCTTGGTTCCCCTGGACACGAGGACCATTCTTTCCTCCGTACGCAAGACCGGCCGCCTGGTGGTGTTGCACGAGGCCACGCGAACCGGCGGTTTTGCCGGTGAAGTGGCGGCCGTGGTGATGGAAGAGGCCTTCGCCGATCTGAAAGCCCCGTTGCGGCGAGTGACCGGCCCGGACATTCCGGTGCCGGCAAGTCCTCCGTTGGAGCGTTTTTACATCCCCGATGCAGCGCAGGTGGTCTCGGCGGTGAAGGAGATTCTGTAG
- a CDS encoding thiamine pyrophosphate-dependent dehydrogenase E1 component subunit alpha has translation MEIPKAKKMEMLRSLLLSRRFEETLTELCKIDGKIPGMMILCTGQEAVGAGVCAALQPEDAIITNHRSHSHLLAKGADPNSLMAEIYGKRTGCNKGKSGTLHLAVPEINAPCTTTVVGGGPPIAAGRAFAQQYRGEKSVTVCFIGDGAANEGSFHEALNLASVWHLPVIFVCENNLYAGAQRYEEHTRVEHIADRAAGYAVPGVVVDGNDALAVYASAVDARARAIAGKGPTLIEYKTYRWRGHGESDLQLYQPREEIAAWQAACPIPKLRGDMLAQGLISADELAAMERAVEAVVKAAVRFAEESPYPEPHEALEDVFA, from the coding sequence ATGGAAATACCCAAGGCGAAAAAGATGGAAATGCTCCGGTCGCTGCTGCTTTCCCGCAGATTCGAGGAGACCCTCACGGAACTGTGTAAAATCGACGGAAAAATTCCCGGGATGATGATCCTGTGCACCGGCCAGGAGGCGGTCGGCGCGGGGGTATGCGCGGCGTTGCAGCCCGAGGACGCCATTATTACCAATCACCGCAGCCACAGCCATCTGCTGGCCAAGGGCGCCGATCCCAATTCGCTGATGGCGGAGATATACGGCAAGCGGACGGGATGCAACAAGGGGAAGAGCGGGACGCTGCACCTGGCGGTGCCCGAGATCAACGCCCCCTGTACGACCACCGTGGTCGGGGGCGGGCCGCCCATTGCCGCCGGGAGGGCCTTTGCCCAGCAGTATCGGGGAGAGAAATCCGTCACCGTCTGTTTCATCGGGGACGGCGCGGCCAACGAGGGCTCTTTTCACGAAGCCCTGAACCTGGCAAGCGTGTGGCACCTTCCGGTGATTTTCGTGTGCGAGAACAATCTGTATGCCGGGGCCCAGCGCTATGAAGAACATACCCGGGTCGAACATATCGCGGATCGGGCGGCGGGTTATGCCGTTCCGGGGGTGGTGGTCGACGGGAACGACGCACTGGCGGTCTATGCGTCGGCAGTGGATGCCCGGGCCCGGGCCATCGCCGGCAAGGGGCCGACGCTCATCGAGTACAAGACCTACCGTTGGCGGGGGCACGGCGAAAGCGATCTTCAGCTTTACCAGCCCAGGGAGGAGATCGCGGCCTGGCAGGCGGCGTGTCCGATCCCGAAACTTCGCGGCGATATGCTTGCCCAGGGACTCATCAGCGCCGATGAATTGGCGGCGATGGAACGGGCGGTCGAGGCCGTCGTGAAGGCGGCCGTTCGCTTTGCCGAGGAGAGCCCTTATCCCGAGCCTCACGAGGCCCTGGAGGATGTTTTCGCTTAA
- a CDS encoding glycine-zipper-containing OmpA-like membrane domain containing protein, whose product MKKTGFLIAFLFLTGCASGPVLYPNAHLQRVGETQAQKDVALCEAQADAYVKSDAGIAAAKSMAIGGAGGAVVGGAVGAVTGNLGRGAGVGAAAGAATGLVQGIVRASEPSPVFKNFMIRCLSEKGYEVIGWE is encoded by the coding sequence ATGAAAAAAACAGGTTTTTTGATCGCGTTTCTTTTTTTAACGGGTTGCGCAAGCGGTCCTGTTCTGTATCCCAATGCGCATCTCCAGAGGGTCGGTGAGACGCAGGCCCAAAAGGATGTTGCGCTGTGTGAGGCCCAGGCCGATGCGTATGTCAAATCCGACGCGGGCATTGCGGCGGCCAAAAGTATGGCCATTGGCGGGGCGGGGGGCGCCGTGGTCGGGGGCGCCGTAGGGGCTGTGACGGGCAACCTGGGGAGAGGCGCTGGTGTCGGCGCTGCCGCCGGCGCTGCGACGGGATTGGTGCAGGGGATCGTCCGGGCTTCTGAACCGAGCCCCGTATTCAAGAACTTCATGATCCGGTGTCTATCGGAAAAAGGGTATGAGGTCATCGGATGGGAATGA
- a CDS encoding DUF3322 domain-containing protein, producing MSWTTPEDLRGQVRRLWDRGLLPAALAGGDTIFPRRLVLKGPSSRELAERFDDVRRWIARLEKGAEFYRVGWRTVNHRILGVNAVPDEIWIDSLDDALGLIDKRRDAERFAALISLTRERRPELSAWLAKRPLRGLALADDWARLLDIVDWLRRHPRPDIYLRQVDVPGVHSKFIERHRAVLSELFDLVMPLAAVDASAGGIGGFCRRYGFRDKPMRVRFRTLDPDLSPFTTTADLDMTLTRDVFDRLALPVARVFITENEVNFLAFPPVSGTVVIFGAGYGFDNLAGAEWLRVGEIHYWGDIDTHGFAILNQLRRYFPDAASFLMDEPTLLAHRVHWGTEPNPETGDLERLTPEESALYDALRRNRWGNRIRLEQEKIGFNCVASALERLSRPD from the coding sequence ATGAGCTGGACGACCCCGGAAGATCTGCGCGGCCAGGTGCGGCGGCTGTGGGATCGCGGCCTGCTGCCGGCCGCCCTTGCCGGCGGCGATACGATATTTCCCCGCCGTCTTGTCCTGAAGGGGCCGTCTTCGAGAGAACTGGCGGAACGCTTCGACGACGTGCGCCGATGGATCGCCCGCCTGGAGAAAGGGGCTGAATTCTATCGCGTGGGATGGCGAACCGTCAACCATCGCATCCTGGGCGTCAACGCGGTGCCGGATGAAATATGGATCGATTCCCTGGATGACGCCCTCGGGCTGATCGACAAACGGCGGGACGCCGAGCGGTTTGCGGCGCTGATCTCCCTGACCCGGGAGCGCCGGCCGGAACTCTCGGCCTGGCTGGCCAAACGGCCGCTTCGAGGATTGGCGCTGGCCGACGATTGGGCGCGGCTGCTGGACATCGTCGACTGGCTGCGCCGACATCCCCGCCCCGATATCTACCTGCGCCAGGTGGACGTCCCCGGCGTCCACAGCAAATTCATCGAAAGGCATCGGGCCGTGCTGAGCGAGCTCTTCGATCTGGTGATGCCGCTTGCCGCGGTGGATGCAAGCGCCGGCGGCATCGGGGGGTTCTGCCGGCGGTACGGATTCCGCGACAAGCCGATGCGGGTACGCTTTCGAACTCTGGACCCGGACTTGTCACCGTTCACCACAACGGCCGATCTCGACATGACCTTGACCCGCGATGTCTTCGATCGCCTGGCGCTGCCGGTCGCGAGGGTATTCATTACGGAAAACGAGGTCAATTTCCTGGCGTTTCCACCGGTTTCCGGCACGGTCGTGATCTTCGGCGCAGGCTATGGTTTCGATAACCTGGCCGGTGCCGAATGGTTGCGCGTCGGAGAGATTCACTACTGGGGCGATATCGACACCCATGGCTTTGCGATTCTCAATCAACTGCGGCGGTATTTCCCCGACGCGGCCTCTTTTCTGATGGATGAGCCGACACTCCTGGCCCATCGTGTGCATTGGGGGACCGAACCGAACCCGGAAACCGGAGACCTCGAGCGCCTGACCCCGGAGGAGAGCGCCCTCTACGATGCACTGCGCCGGAACCGTTGGGGAAATCGCATCCGCCTGGAACAGGAAAAAATCGGTTTCAATTGCGTGGCGTCGGCGCTGGAAAGACTCTCGAGACCGGATTGA
- a CDS encoding ATP-binding protein produces the protein MIETQELEFIKDDRLAGFRLQRLEVFNWGTFDRRVWTLRLDGRNGLLTGDIGSGKSTMVDAVTTLLVPSRRITYNKAAGADARERSLRSYVLGYYKSERQATLGSAKPVALRDANTYSVILGVFHNAGYGKTVTLAQVFWMKDSAGQPDRLYAACEGDLSIATDFSNFGADMTGLRKRLRKADIKLFNSFPPYGAWFRRRFGIDNEQALDLFLQTVSLKSVGNLTDFVRTHMLEPFDVDVRITALIQHFDDLNRAHEAVLKAKRQVEMLTPLVADCDRHGELVQAVDGLRACREALSPWFAGQKLGLLEKRLTLLQENLARHTVVIERLEEQRRVYQGRERELRRSIAENGGDRIDRIGAEISHQKASLERRKAKADRYAELVRSLDRVPATNPEDFLVQQRDFEALREAAVIAEDRVLNDLNALGVSFAQERREHERLQEEITGLKSRRTNIDEKQIAMRRMLCGAVNLAEVDLPFAGELLQVREAARDWEGAIERLLHNFGLSLLVPDRHYAKVADWVDRTYLKGRLVYFRVRKPRRGNAVPPHPDALTGKLAIKTDSPYYAWLEQEITHRFDVVCCADQDAFRRERKAVTKAGQIKMPGERHEKDDRHRLDDRRRYVLGWSNAAKIAALEESARRGEDRLTELGSRIADLQKEQKQIRERLGTFFKINEHKEFRDLDWQPAAVAIARLEAEKRELEAASDLLQTLAAQLETLEGDLAAVERRLDQRKDNRSETREKMRAAEAQREQTARLLEGSGGEASARFGQLETLCMEALGEHRLTVESCDHREREMRDWLRGKIDAEEKKVARLREKIIRAMTEYKEAWKLETRDVDVSVAAGFEYRAMLDRLRADDLPRFEARFKELLNENTIREVANFQSQLARERETIKERIARINGSLFQIDYNPGRYITLDAQATLDADVRDFQTELRACTEGALTGSEDAQYSEAKFLQVRRIIERFRGREEHTELDRRWTAKVTDVRNWFVFAASERRREDDSEHEHYADSGGKSGGQKEKLAYTVLAASLAYQFGLEWGAVRSRSFRFVVIDEAFGRGSDESTHYGLQLFDQLNLQLLIVTPLQKIHVIEPFVAMVGFVHNGDGRCSVLRNLSIEDYRAEKRRLQT, from the coding sequence ATGATTGAAACGCAGGAACTCGAATTCATCAAAGACGACCGGCTGGCGGGATTTCGTCTGCAGCGCCTCGAGGTGTTCAACTGGGGAACCTTTGACAGACGGGTCTGGACCCTGCGGCTGGACGGAAGGAACGGGCTGCTGACGGGGGATATCGGGTCCGGGAAATCGACGATGGTCGATGCGGTGACCACGCTGCTGGTGCCGAGCCGGCGTATCACCTACAACAAGGCGGCCGGCGCGGATGCCCGGGAGCGCTCCCTCAGATCCTACGTGCTGGGTTATTACAAATCGGAGCGGCAGGCAACCCTCGGCAGCGCCAAACCGGTCGCCCTTCGCGACGCCAATACCTATTCGGTCATTCTGGGGGTTTTTCACAATGCGGGTTACGGCAAGACGGTCACCCTGGCCCAGGTTTTCTGGATGAAGGATAGCGCGGGCCAACCTGATCGGCTCTATGCCGCCTGCGAGGGAGATCTTTCTATTGCGACCGATTTTTCGAATTTCGGCGCCGATATGACCGGGCTTCGAAAGCGTCTGCGCAAGGCCGATATCAAGCTGTTTAACAGTTTCCCCCCCTATGGGGCCTGGTTTCGACGGCGCTTCGGCATTGACAACGAACAGGCCCTGGACCTGTTCCTCCAGACCGTATCCCTCAAGTCGGTGGGAAACCTCACGGATTTCGTTCGCACCCACATGCTCGAACCCTTTGATGTGGACGTGCGCATCACTGCCCTCATACAGCATTTCGATGACCTCAACAGGGCGCACGAGGCGGTCCTCAAGGCCAAAAGACAGGTCGAGATGCTCACGCCCTTGGTGGCTGACTGCGACCGCCACGGAGAACTGGTGCAGGCGGTCGACGGCCTGCGGGCCTGCCGCGAAGCGCTCTCCCCCTGGTTTGCCGGGCAAAAGCTGGGGCTGCTGGAAAAGCGTCTGACCCTTTTGCAGGAAAATCTGGCGCGGCATACGGTCGTAATCGAGCGCCTGGAGGAGCAGCGTCGGGTATACCAGGGGCGTGAGCGTGAATTGCGTCGCAGCATAGCTGAAAACGGCGGCGATCGCATCGACCGGATCGGCGCTGAAATATCGCACCAGAAAGCGTCTCTTGAGCGCCGAAAGGCCAAGGCGGACCGCTATGCGGAGCTGGTGCGCTCCCTGGACAGGGTTCCTGCGACGAACCCGGAGGACTTCCTTGTTCAGCAGCGGGATTTCGAGGCTCTGCGGGAAGCGGCGGTGATCGCGGAAGATCGGGTGCTCAACGACCTCAATGCCCTGGGGGTCTCCTTCGCCCAGGAGCGCAGGGAACATGAAAGGCTTCAAGAGGAGATCACCGGTTTGAAGTCGCGCCGCACCAATATCGATGAAAAACAGATCGCCATGCGCCGGATGCTGTGCGGCGCGGTGAACCTGGCTGAAGTCGATCTCCCCTTTGCCGGCGAGCTGTTGCAGGTGCGCGAAGCGGCACGGGACTGGGAGGGGGCCATCGAGCGGCTGCTGCACAATTTCGGGCTTTCCCTGCTGGTGCCCGACCGGCATTACGCAAAAGTCGCCGACTGGGTGGACCGGACGTACCTGAAGGGTCGGCTGGTCTATTTCCGGGTGCGGAAGCCCCGCCGGGGGAATGCCGTACCCCCGCACCCCGATGCATTGACGGGGAAACTGGCGATCAAAACCGATTCCCCTTATTACGCCTGGTTGGAACAGGAGATCACCCACCGTTTCGACGTGGTCTGTTGTGCCGATCAGGATGCCTTTCGGCGTGAGCGTAAAGCCGTGACGAAGGCGGGTCAGATCAAGATGCCGGGTGAGCGCCATGAAAAGGACGACCGCCACCGTCTCGACGACCGCCGCCGCTATGTGCTGGGTTGGAGCAACGCCGCCAAAATCGCCGCTCTGGAGGAGAGCGCCCGCCGCGGCGAAGACCGGCTGACTGAACTCGGCAGCCGGATCGCCGACTTGCAGAAGGAACAGAAGCAGATCCGGGAACGCCTGGGGACCTTCTTCAAGATCAACGAGCACAAGGAATTTCGCGATCTCGACTGGCAACCGGCGGCCGTGGCGATCGCCCGGCTCGAAGCGGAGAAACGGGAGCTGGAGGCGGCTTCCGACCTCCTGCAGACCCTGGCCGCGCAGCTCGAGACCCTGGAGGGGGATCTGGCGGCCGTCGAGCGCCGGCTGGACCAGCGCAAGGACAACCGTTCCGAGACCCGGGAAAAGATGCGGGCCGCCGAGGCACAGCGGGAACAGACCGCCCGGCTTCTGGAAGGGTCCGGCGGCGAGGCCTCGGCCCGGTTCGGGCAGTTGGAGACCCTGTGCATGGAAGCACTCGGCGAGCATCGGCTGACCGTCGAGTCCTGTGACCATCGCGAACGGGAGATGCGGGACTGGCTTCGAGGGAAAATCGATGCCGAGGAGAAGAAGGTCGCGCGCCTCCGGGAAAAAATCATCAGGGCGATGACCGAATACAAGGAAGCGTGGAAACTGGAAACCCGGGACGTGGATGTCAGCGTCGCGGCCGGCTTCGAATACCGGGCCATGCTCGATCGGCTGCGCGCCGACGATCTGCCGCGATTCGAGGCGCGCTTCAAGGAACTTCTCAACGAGAACACCATCCGCGAGGTGGCCAACTTCCAGTCCCAACTGGCGCGGGAGCGGGAGACCATCAAGGAGCGCATCGCCCGAATCAACGGGTCGCTATTCCAAATCGACTACAATCCCGGCCGCTACATCACCCTCGATGCCCAGGCGACCCTCGATGCCGACGTCCGTGACTTTCAGACCGAACTGCGGGCCTGTACCGAAGGGGCCCTGACCGGATCGGAAGACGCCCAGTACTCCGAGGCGAAATTCCTGCAGGTGCGACGGATCATCGAGCGGTTTCGGGGGCGCGAGGAGCATACCGAGCTGGACCGGCGCTGGACGGCCAAGGTCACCGACGTGCGCAACTGGTTTGTCTTTGCCGCCAGTGAACGCCGGCGTGAGGACGACAGTGAACATGAACATTACGCCGATTCCGGCGGCAAGTCAGGGGGGCAGAAGGAGAAACTCGCCTATACGGTCCTCGCCGCCAGCCTGGCCTACCAGTTCGGCCTCGAATGGGGGGCGGTCCGATCGCGCTCCTTCCGCTTCGTGGTGATCGACGAAGCCTTCGGGCGCGGTTCGGATGAATCGACCCATTACGGCCTGCAGTTGTTCGACCAACTCAATCTGCAGTTGCTCATCGTCACGCCGCTCCAGAAGATTCACGTCATCGAACCCTTTGTCGCCATGGTCGGGTTTGTGCACAACGGGGACGGGCGTTGCTCGGTCTTGCGCAACCTCAGCATCGAGGACTACCGCGCCGAAAAGCGGCGGCTTCAGACATGA